A window from Chelmon rostratus isolate fCheRos1 chromosome 13, fCheRos1.pri, whole genome shotgun sequence encodes these proteins:
- the pikfyve gene encoding 1-phosphatidylinositol 3-phosphate 5-kinase isoform X1, with translation MAADDKSSSSSSTDWSTEPPVLSPTSPSHLTHFKPLTPEQDEPPLRSAYSSFVNLFRFNNKEEGRPSSTASEKPDVPSPSPQSERRSWSSSPSHSLYGSRTHRKQHPDHLRRTSTASDGSRKSDTPLSNHDPRTAVQLRTALKRLKEIMEGKSQDSDLKQYWMPDSQCKECYDCNEKFTTFRRRHHCRLCGQIFCSRCCNQEIPGKFMGYTGDLRACTYCRKLALSYAHSADSGSIGEDLSALSDSPCSVCVLEPSEPRTPVGGRKASRNIFLEEDLTWQRKTPIGMRKNMIHQETQSSGLTSRLTSLQEDIGKSPARKRSASVTNLSLDRSGSSMVPSYDSSVSPPTSRAMSGTKSGTKLDHSEEERKILLDSSQLKDLWKKICHNSTGMEFQDHRYWLRTYPNCIVGKELVNWLLRNGTISTRAQAIAIGQALVDGRWLDCVTHHDQLFRDEYALYRPLQSTEFSETPSPDSDSVNSLEGHSEPSWFKDIKFDDSDTEQLADETEYTTPNSAGPSKRISVSSFQSVVDSDSAASINLNMEQNNVNFHIKKQSKYPHVPPATEQKSEFLVSEDGGQNIIISDAFIKESLFNRRVEEKAKEMMFTPLGWHHSSLDQLREENGEKKAMERLLSANHSHMMALLQQLLYSESLSLSWRDIIVPVVRQVVQTVRPDVRNCDDDMDIRQLVHIKKISGGRKFDSTVVNGFVCTKSIAHKKMNPYIKNPKILLLKCSIEYLYREETKFTSIDPIVLQEREFLKNYVQRIVDVRPNLVLVEKTVSRIAQDMLLEHGITLVINVKPQVLDRVSHMTQGDLVMSMDQLLTKPRLGTCHKFFMQPFTLANNEVKTLMFFEGCPPHLGCSIKLRGASEYELARVKEIIMLMVCVAYHSQLEISFLMDEFAMPPSLAQSSSFPCLLDGASAEEEADGEKRGKLTNGESQEKTAVAEDSALGGQPDEEELLSESASRNGDTDILPDKQNPKSVSSGEEKGGNTETMTSSPFPSPPAPSLCVPPPFLMEEDQEMGSETLIRGFEGDTVEEGSLVKEESLDIEDGDGSETPTPRLFRDPLQDDSGMFVAEQVTSSDDHLKSISAVFKQELKDIILCISPFITFKKPFLLTPAGMHCPSRDYFPEQVYLSPLLNKDFKELDGRRKRQLLKDSAPSSLVSGQTNGGPQPRPISVLPSHSLTSTRIVEQLSSSQDLAKMLADYRAKGGRIQQKETGDPFSIANTAAPVSQSKTGDTTVKLPVKTDSEEEKPNKQNDVSWAPKLDCLNPVNHQRLCVLFSSSSAQSNNAPNPCVSPWIVTMEFYGKNDLSLGVFLERYCFRPSYQCPSMFCETPMVHHIRRFVHGSGCVQIVLKELDSPVPGYQHTILNYSWCRICKQVTPVVPLSNDSWSMSFAKYLELRFYGHQYTRRANAEPCGHSIHKDYHQYFSYNQMVASFSYTSVRLLEICLPRPKIFIRNLGPSKTNLQQDLKDFSQKVTQVYLAIDDRLTSLKTDTFSKTREEKMEDLFAQKDMEEAELRSWIDKLQARLQACGLDSPQQLQAVLESLVMKKQSLCEMLQYWNGRLQDLFQQEKGRKRLSVPPSPGRHRQTTTDDSKSALDSSPRNPSPVVQNGEKEDRHLNTLPSASSSMLPSPLEPGAEPITPGPSCTEQDSVSIPEDVFDGHLLGSTDSQVKEKSTMKAILANFLPGNSYNPIPFPFDPDKHYLMDEHERVPIAVCEREPSSIIAFALSCKKYKTALDDLSKASNTGGDETPQVISAGESRAKSSPARPSESASSQQSRSSMETDPLKDADLTDKQKKQTLNPHIELQFSDANAKFYCRIYYAEEFHKMREEIMESPEEDFVRSLSHCVNWQARGGKSGAVFYATEDDRFILKQMPRLEVQSFLDFAPHYFTYITGAVQQKRPTALAKILGVYRIGYKNSQNNTEKKLDLLVMENLFYGRKMAQVFDLKGSLRNRNVKTDSGKESCEVVLLDENLLKLIHDNPLYIRSHCKAILRAAIHSDAYFLSSHLIIDYSLLVGRDDATDQLVVGIIDYIRTFTWDKRLEMVVKSTGILGGQGKMPTVVSPELYRARFCEAMDKYFLMVPDHWTGLGINC, from the exons ATGGCTGCTGATGACAAGTCCTCGTCTTCATCCTCGACAGACTGGAGCACCGAGCCGCCTGTCCTTTCGCCCACCAGCCCGTCCCACCTGACCCACTTCAAACCACTGACTCCAGAGCAGGATGAGCCTCCCCTCCGCTCTGCATACAGCTCATTTGTCAACCTGTTTCGTTTCAACAACAAAG aGGAGGGACGGCCTTCCTCGACAGCTTCAGAGAAGCCAGATGTACCATCCCCTTCTCCtcaatcagagaggaggagctggtccTCCAGTCCTTCCCACTCTCTCTATGGTTCGAGGACGCACCGGAAACAGCACCCAGACCACCTCCGGCGTACCTCCACTGCCTctg ATGGCAGCAGGAAATCAGATACCCCTCTAAGCAATCATGATCCTCGCACAGCTGTGCAACTACGCACTGCACTGAAGAGGCTGAAAGAAATAATGGAGGGAAAGAGCCAG GACAGCGATCTGAAGCAGTACTGGATGCCAGATAGCCAGTGTAAAGAATGTTATGACTGCAATGAGAAGTTCACAACCTTCCGCCGGCGCCACCACTGCCGACTGTGTGGCCAGATCTTCTGCAGCCGCTGCTGCAACCAGGAAATTCCCGGAAAGTTCATGGGCTACACGG GAGACCTGCGGGCCTGTACATACTGCCGAAAACTAGCACTAAGCTACGCTCACTCAGCTGACTCGGGCTCCATCGGAGAGGACCTGAGCGCCTTGTCTGACTctccctgctctgtgtgtgtgttggagccCAGCGAGCCTCGGACACCTGTGGGTGGGCGTAAAGCCAGCAGGAACATCTTCCTTGAGGAAGACTTGACCTGGCAGAG AAAAACTCCTATTGGGATGAGAAAGAA tATGATTCACCAGGAGACTCAGAGCAGTGGCCTCACTTCCAGGCTGACATCACTACAAGAAGACATAGGAAAATCACCTGCTCGGAAGAG GTCTGCCAGTGTGACCAACCTGTCGCTGGACCGCTCTGGATCCTCCATGGTGCCGTCCTACGACAGCTCAGTCAGCCCGCCCACCAGCCGAGCCATGTCAGGCACCAAGAGCGGCACCAAGCTGGACCACAGCGAGGAGGAGCGGAAGATCCTACTG GACTCCTCCCAGCTGAAGGACTTGTGGAAGAAAATCTGCCACAACAGTACAGGGATGGAGTTCCAGGACCACAGATACTGGCTGAGGACCTACCCCAACTGTATTGTGGGAAAAGAACTTGTCAACTGGCTGCTGAGGAATGGCACCATCTCCACCAG GGCCCAGGCTATTGCCATAGGCCAGGCATTAGTGGACGGTCGCTGGCTGGACTGTGTCACTCACCATGACCAGCTGTTCAGAGATGAGTATGCTCTCTACCGACCCCTCCAG AGTACAGAGTTCTCAGAGACACCGTCTCCGGACAGTGATAGTGTCAACTCTCTGGAGGGACATTCAGAGCCGTCCTGGTTCAAGGACATCAAGTTTGATGACAGCGACACAGAACAGCTGGCAGATGAGACAGAGTACACCACACCCA acTCAGCCGGGCCCAGCAAGAGAATATCTGTCAGCAGTTTCCAGTCAGTCGTGGACAGTGACTCAGCTGCCTCCATCAACCTCAACATGGAGCAAAACAATGTGAATTTCCACATCAAGAAGCAGTCCAAGTATCCACATGTGCCTCCTGCCACTGAGCAGAAAT CTGAATTTCTTGTGTCTGAGGATGGAGGACAGAACATCATCATAAGTGATGCCTTCATCAAGG AGTCTCTGTTCAACCGGCGTGTGGAGGAGAAAGCTAAAGAGATGATGTTTACTCCTCTGGGTTGGCATCACAGCTCTCTGGACCAGCTCAGAGAGGAGAACGGGGAGAAGAAAGCCATGGAGAGGCTGCT CTCGGCCAACCACAGCCACATGATGGCGCTGCTGCAGCAACTGCTCTACAGTGAGTCTCTGTCTCTATCCTGGCGGGATATCATCGTCCCTGTGGTTCGACAGGTGGTCCAGACAGTACGGCCCGATGTTCGCAACTGCGATGATGACATGGACATCCGCCAGCTGGTCCACATCAAGAAG ATTTCTGGAGGAAGAAAGTTTGACTCGACAGTGGTAAATGGCTTCGTATGCACCAAGAGCATCGCCCACAAGAAG ATGAATCCGTATATCAAGAACCCCAAAATTCTGCTGCTGAAGTGCTCCATAGAGTACCTGTACAGAGAAGAGACCAAGTTTACCTCCATTGACCCCATTGTGCTGCAG GAAAGAGAGTTCCTGAAGAACTATGTGCAGCGCATTGTAGACGTCCGGCCAAACCTGGTATTAGTGGAAAAAACAGTGTCTCGTATAGCTCAGGATATGTTGCTTGAGCACGGCATCACACTGGTCATCAACGTCAAACCG CAAGTCTTGGACAGGGTGAGTCATATGACCCAGGGAGACCTGGTAATGTCCATGGACCAGCTCCTCACCAAACCTCGTCTGGGAACTTGCCACAAGTTCTTCATGCAGCCCTTCACACTAGCCAACA ATGAAGTGAAGACTCTGATGTTCTTTGAGGGCTGTCCTCCTCATCTTGGATGCTCCATCAAGCTGCGTGGGGCTTCAGAGTACGAGCTGGCCAGGGTGAAGGAGATCATTATGCTGATGGTGTGCGTGGCCTACCACTCCCAGCTGGAGATCTCTTTCCTCATGGATGAGTTTGCCATGCCGCCCAGCTTGGCCCAGAGCTCCTCGTTCCCTTGCTTGCTGGACGGTGcctctgcagaggaggaggcagatggagagaagagagggaaattGACAAATGGAGAGAGCCAGGAGAAAACTGCTGTGGCTGAAGACTCTGCACTGGGAGGACAGCCCGATGAGGAAGAACTTCTCTCTGAGTCTGCATCCAGAAATGGAGATACAGACATTCTCCCAGACAAACAGAACCCAAAATCTGTCTCCTCTGGTGAGGAGAAGGGTGGCAACACAGAGACAATGACCTCCTCCCCATTTCCCAGTCCCCCTGCACCATCTCTGTGTGTCCCTCCTCCATTCCTCATGGAAGAAGACCAGGAGATGGGCTCAGAGACTCTCATCAGGGGGTTTGAAGGGGACACTGTGGAAGAGGGAAGCCTAGTGAAGGAGGAGTCACTTGATATTGAGGATGGGGATGGTTCAGAGACACCTACTCCCAGGTTGTTCCGAGATCCTCTGCAGGATGATTCTGGGATGTTTGTGGCCGAGCAGGTGACTTCATCTGACGACCATCTGAAGTCCATATCAGCTGTCTTCAAGCAGGAGCTTAAGGACATCATCCTGTGCATTTCCCCCTTCATCACATTTAAGAAACCATTCCTTCTCACGCCTGCTGGCATGCACTGCCCCAGCAGGGATTACTTCCCAGAACAG GTCTACCTATCGCCTCTCCTCAACAAGGATTTTAAGGAACTGGATGGGCGCAGAAAGCGGCAGCTCCTTAAAGATTCTGCCCCCTCCTCCTTAGTGAGTGGACAGACCAATGGTGGCCCACAGCCGAGGCCCATCAGTGTCCTTCCCTCCCACAGTCTTACCAGCACTCGCATTGTagagcagctgagcagcagccaggaTCTGGCTAAGATGCTGGCAGACTACAGAGCAAAGGGAGGTCGTATCCAGCAGAAGGAAACCGGCGACCCCTTCAGCATTGCCAATACTGCAGCTCCTGTCAGCCAGAGCAAGACAGGGGACACCACAGTCAAGCTACCAGTGAAGACTGACAGTGAAGAGGAgaagccaaacaaacagaacgATGTGAGCTGGGCCCCCAAG CTGGACTGTCTGAATCCTGTCAACCATCAAAGGCTGTGTGTGCTCTTCAGCAGTTCATCAGCTCAGTCCAACAACGCGCCCAACCCCTGTGTCAGCCCATG GATTGTCACAATGGAGTTCTATGGCAAGAATGACCTCTCTCTTGGTGTATTCTTGGAGCGATATTGTTTTAG GCCGTCTTACCAGTGCCCCAGCATGTTCTGTGAGACTCCCATGGTGCACCACATCCGTCGGTTTGTTCACGGCAGCGGCTGTGTACAGATTGTATTAAAGGAGCTGGACTCGCCTGTGCCTGGTTATCAGCACACAATACTCAACTACTCCTGGTGCCGTATCTGTAAACAG GTGACACCAGTGGTGCCTTTGTCCAACGACTCGTGGTCCATGTCGTTTGCCAAATACCTGGAGCTTCGCTTCTACGGCCACCAGTACACTAGGAGGGCTAATGCAGAGCCCTGCGGACACTCCATCCACAAAGACTACCACCAGTACTTCTCATACAACCAGATGGTGGCTTCCTTCAG CTACACTTCTGTAAGACTGTTGGAGATTTGCCTTCCTCGTCCTAAGATCTTCATTAGAAACCTGGGGCCCTCTAAAACCAACCTGCAGCAGGACCTGAAGGACTTCTCTCAAAA AGTGACTCAGGTCTACTTGGCTATAGATGACCGCCTCACCTCCCTCAAGACCGACACCTTCAGTAAGACACGAGAGGAAAAAATGGAGGACCTCTTCGCTCAGAAAGAT atggaAGAGGCCGAGCTGCGGAGCTGGATCGATAAGCTTCAGGCGCGACTACAGGCCTGTGGTCTGGATTCTCCTCAGCAGCTTCAGGCCGTTCTGGAGTCGCTGGTGATGAAGAAACAGAGTCTGTGTGAGATGTTACAGTACTGGAATGGCAG GCTGCAGGACTTGTTCCAGCAGGAGAAAGGCAGGAAGcgtctttctgtccctcccaGCCCAGGCAGGCACAGACAGACCACCACTGATGACAGCAAG AGTGCACTGGATTCTTCTCCCCGTAACCCCTCACCTGTGGTACAGAATGGTGAGAAAG AGGACCGTCACCTCAACACGCTGCCTTCAGCCTCCTCATCCATGCTGCCCTCACCATTAGAACCTGGAGCTGAACCGATCACACCAGGTCCCTCCTGCACTGAGCAGGACTCTGTCAGCATCCCTGAAG ATGTATTTGACGGACACTTGCTGGGCTCTACTGACAGCCAGGTGAAGGAAAAATCCACCATGAAAGCCATCCTCGCCAACTTCCTGCCCGGCAACAGCTACAACCCCATCCCCTTCCCGTT TGACCCGGACAAGCACTACCTGATGGATGAACATGAGCGGGTGCCCATCgcagtgtgtgaaagagagccGAGCTCCATCATAGCCTTCGCTCTCAG CTGCAAGAAGTATAAGACAGCGCTGGATGATCTGTCCAAGGCATCAAACACAGGCGGGGATGAGACTCCACAGGTCATCAG TGCTGGGGAGAGTCGGGCTAAGAGCAGCCCTGCCCGGCCCAGTGAGTCGGCCTCGTCCCAGCAGAGCCGCAGCAGCATGGAGACGGATCCGCTCA AGGATGCAGACTTGACAgataaacagaagaaacagaccCTGAATCCACATATTGAGCTAC AGTTCTCTGATGCCAACGCCAAGTTTTACTGTCGGATCTACTATGCCGAGGAGTTTCATAAGATGCGGGAGGAGATCATGGAGAGCCCTGAGGAGGATTTTGTCCGCTCGCTGTCCCACTGTGTCAACTGGCAGGCCCGTGGTGGAAAATCTGGAGCTGTTTTCTATGCAACAGAAG ATGACCGGTTCATCCTGAAGCAGATGCCCAGACTGGAGGTCCAGTCCTTCCTGGACTTTGCACCTCACTACTTCACCTACATCACCGGAGCTGTGCAGCAGAAA CGGCCAACTGCACTGGCAAAGATCCTCGGTGTTTACAGGATCGGTTACAAGAACTCCCAGAACAACACGGAGAAGAAACTGGACCTGCTAGTGATGGAAAATCTTTTCTATGGGCGCAAGATGGCTCAG GTGTTCGACCTCAAAGGCTCCCTGAGAAACCGTAATGTGAAGACAGACTCGGGGAAAGAAAGCTGTGAGGTGGTTCTACTGGATGAGAACCTGCTGAAGTTGATCCATGACAACCCGCTGTACATCCGCTCGCACTGTAAGGCCATTCTGCGTGCCGCCATACACAGCGACGCCTACTTCCTCTCCAGCCACCTCATCATCGACTACTCCCTGCTGGTGGGGCGGGATGATGCCACCGATCAGCTGGTGGTAGGGATTATAG ATTATATCAGGACGTTTACCTGGGACAAGAGACTGGAGATGGTTGTCAAATCCACTGGAATCCTGGGAGGTCAAG GCAAGATGCCCACTGTGGTCTCTCCAGAGCTGTACAGAGCTCGTTTCTGCGAGGCCATGGACAAGTACTTCCTGATGGTACCTGACCACTGGACTGGTCTGGGCATCAACTGCTGA